A window of Mucilaginibacter paludis DSM 18603 contains these coding sequences:
- a CDS encoding Pycsar system effector family protein yields MNYQQLIQQAQDYVLNYYRTHNTDNLAYHNLQHTEDVIAAATQIANHYQLNDQDFAIVLTAVWFHDLGYVENAAVHEEVGATLAETFLKDNNADDDFIQQVKGCIMATKMPQSPTTLIQQIVCDADLFHLGLDDFFEKDKLVLKEFNILHQTDISKQDWRKKTIDFLEKHNYHTEYCKVLLNDGQAQNLAKIKSKVAEKEEKSAKKSVQVAVVNNQEEVPVEQTKKDKKKSKPEKGIETMFRISSSNHQRLSNMADNKAHIMITVNSIILSAIISLVLRRLNEYGYLIIPTFILLAVSVLAMTFAILSTRPSIPSGVFNKADIDNKSVNLLFFGNFYKMPLDDYNYGMRKMMEDEDFLYGSLIKDVYSQGVVLGKKYRLLRISYNVFMFGLIFSVAAFIIASTFFSHHPAV; encoded by the coding sequence CTACAGAACGCACAATACCGATAACCTGGCATACCATAACCTGCAACATACCGAAGATGTTATTGCCGCAGCAACGCAGATAGCCAACCACTATCAGCTAAACGACCAGGATTTTGCCATCGTTTTAACTGCGGTTTGGTTTCATGATTTAGGTTACGTGGAAAATGCCGCCGTTCATGAGGAAGTGGGTGCAACTTTAGCCGAAACCTTTTTAAAAGATAACAACGCTGATGACGATTTTATACAACAGGTGAAGGGGTGTATTATGGCTACTAAAATGCCACAATCGCCAACTACCTTAATACAGCAAATTGTTTGTGATGCCGATTTGTTCCATTTAGGCCTGGACGATTTTTTTGAAAAAGATAAGCTTGTTTTAAAGGAGTTTAACATCCTTCACCAAACCGATATCAGCAAACAGGACTGGCGGAAAAAGACCATTGATTTTTTAGAGAAACATAACTATCATACCGAATACTGTAAAGTATTATTGAATGACGGTCAGGCGCAAAACTTAGCTAAAATAAAAAGTAAGGTTGCCGAAAAGGAGGAAAAGTCGGCTAAAAAAAGTGTACAGGTTGCGGTTGTTAATAATCAGGAAGAAGTACCTGTAGAACAAACAAAAAAAGACAAGAAAAAAAGCAAGCCTGAAAAGGGAATTGAAACCATGTTCAGGATCAGTTCCAGCAATCACCAGCGCTTGAGCAATATGGCCGACAATAAGGCTCATATCATGATCACCGTAAACTCCATCATCTTATCAGCCATCATCAGTTTGGTGCTGCGCAGGCTTAACGAATATGGCTACCTCATTATCCCTACATTTATCCTGCTGGCAGTAAGCGTGCTCGCCATGACGTTCGCTATCCTCTCAACCCGGCCATCTATCCCCAGCGGGGTGTTTAACAAGGCCGACATAGATAATAAGAGTGTAAACCTGTTGTTTTTTGGTAATTTTTATAAAATGCCACTGGACGATTATAACTACGGGATGCGAAAGATGATGGAAGATGAAGACTTTTTATATGGTAGCCTTATTAAGGATGTGTATTCGCAAGGGGTTGTGCTGGGGAAAAAATACCGGCTGTTGCGTATATCGTATAACGTGTTTATGTTCGGTTTAATCTTTTCGGTAGCTGCTTTTATTATCGCCTCCACATTTTTCAGTCATCACCCAGCCGTATAA